Below is a window of Armatimonadota bacterium DNA.
AGCCCCTTGAGACTCAGACTCAGGTAGAGCAGATCGTCAGCGAAAGTCGGGTGGCACCAGACCCCTCGGTACATATCAACGTGCAGATCCATATCGACGCAAACGCTACGCCGGAGCAAATTGACCAAATCTTCGCAAGTATGGCCAAACATCTCTACGGCAGGAGCTGAAATGGATGCATCCGAAGTCAAGCGAATGCTGGAAGTAGCTAGGCGGATTCAGAGTATTTGCCCAGTCGCGAGCAGAAAACAAGAGCCGAAGCCCGAGAAGCTTTTTGACTTGCTGGTCACCGAATCGGAACTTAATGAATGCTGTCGCAAGCTCTTTATGGATGGACACTATGCTAACGCGGTACTAGAGGCTTACAAGTGTCTAAACAACTATGTCAGAACGAAGGTCGCGTCTTCCGAAGATGGAAGCGACCTAATGAAGAAAGTGTTCAGCGCGAAAAGTCCCGAGCTGAGGATCAGTCGGTTCCGAGGGAAAAGCAACTACAATGAGCAGCTCGGCTATATGGAGATATACTCCGGGTGCATGACGGGTATCCGCAACCCACGTGCCCACGAACATGCGCACGAGGATAGCCCCGATGAGGCTCTGGAGCTAATAATCTGGGCCAATCATCTTATGCGAAAGGCAAAGCAGGCAAAGCGAGCGAGGAAAAAGAGGAAGAGTATACATGACTGATAACCCCCGTCTCATCGAATCGGCGTTT
It encodes the following:
- a CDS encoding TIGR02391 family protein encodes the protein MDASEVKRMLEVARRIQSICPVASRKQEPKPEKLFDLLVTESELNECCRKLFMDGHYANAVLEAYKCLNNYVRTKVASSEDGSDLMKKVFSAKSPELRISRFRGKSNYNEQLGYMEIYSGCMTGIRNPRAHEHAHEDSPDEALELIIWANHLMRKAKQAKRARKKRKSIHD